From Meles meles chromosome 5, mMelMel3.1 paternal haplotype, whole genome shotgun sequence, one genomic window encodes:
- the LOC123942366 gene encoding histone H3.1, with translation MARTKQTARKSTGGKAPRKQLATKAARKSAPATGGVKKPHRYRPGTVALREIRRYQKSTELLIRKLPFQRLVREIAQDFKTDLRFQSSAVMALQEACEAYLVGLFEDTNLCAIHAKRVTIMPKDIQLARRIRGERA, from the coding sequence ATGGCTCGTACGAAGCAGACGGCGCGCAAGTCGACCGGCGGCAAGGCCCCGCGCAAGCAGCTGGCCACCAAGGCGGCCCGCAAGAGCGCGCCGGCCACGGGCGGCGTGAAGAAGCCGCACCGCTACCGGCCCGGCACGGTGGCCCTGCGCGAGATCCGGCGCTACCAGAAGTCCACCGAGCTGCTGATCCGTAAGCTGCCGTTCCAGCGGCTGGTGCGCGAGATCGCGCAGGACTTCAAGACCGACCTGCGCTTCCAGAGCTCGGCCGTCATGGCGCTGCAGGAGGCGTGCGAGGCCTACCTGGTGGGGCTCTTCGAGGACACCAACCTCTGCGCCATCCACGCCAAGCGCGTCACCATCATGCCCAAGGACATCCAGCTGGCGCGCCGTATCCGCGGCGAGAGGGCCTAA
- the LOC123942372 gene encoding histone H2A type 1-B, translating into MSGRGKQGGKARAKAKTRSSRAGLQFPVGRVHRLLRKGNYSERVGAGAPVYLAAVLEYLTAEILELAGNAARDNKKTRIIPRHLQLAIRNDEELNKLLGRVTIAQGGVLPNIQAVLLPKKTESHHKAKGK; encoded by the coding sequence ATGTCTGGACGCGGGAAGCAGGGCGGCAAGGCGCGCGCCAAGGCCAAGACGCGCTCGTCGCGGGCGGGTCTGCAGTTCCCGGTGGGCCGCGTGCACCGCCTGCTCCGCAAGGGCAACTACTCGGAGCGGGTCGGGGCCGGCGCGCCCGTGTACCTGGCGGCCGTGCTCGAGTACCTGACGGCCGAGATCCTGGAGCTGGCGGGCAACGCGGCGCGCGACAACAAGAAGACGCGCATCATCCCGCGCCACCTGCAGCTGGCCATCCGCAACGACGAGGAGCTCAACAAGCTGCTGGGCCGCGTCACCATCGCGCAGGGCGGCGTGCTGCCCAACATCCAGGCCGTGCTGCTGCCCAAGAAGACCGAGAGCCACCACAAGGCCAAGGGCAAGTAA
- the LOC123941842 gene encoding histone H2B type 1-C/E/F/G/I, with amino-acid sequence MPEPAKSAPAPKKGSKKAVTKAQKKDGKKRKRSRKESYSVYVYKVLKQVHPDTGISSKAMGIMNSFVNDIFERIAGEASRLAHYNKRSTITSREIQTAVRLLLPGELAKHAVSEGTKAVTKYTSSK; translated from the coding sequence ATGCCCGAGCCCGCCAAGTCCGCACCGGCCCCGAAGAAGGGCTCCAAGAAGGCGGTGACCAAGGCGCAGAAGAAGGACGGTAAGAAGCGCAAACGCAGCCGCAAGGAGAGCTACTCGGTGTACGTGTACAAGGTGCTGAAGCAGGTGCACCCCGACACGGGCATCTCGTCCAAGGCCATGGGCATCATGAACTCGTTCGTCAACGACATCTTCGAGCGCATCGCGGGCGAGGCGTCCCGCCTGGCGCACTACAACAAGCGCTCGACCATCACGTCCCGGGAGATCCAGACGGCCGTGCGCCTGCTGCTGCCCGGGGAGCTGGCCAAGCACGCCGTGTCCGAGGGCACCAAGGCCGTCACCAAGTACACCAGCTCCAAGTGA
- the LOC123942304 gene encoding olfactory receptor 2B2 — protein MRQVNDSIPQEFLLLGFSDRPWLELPLFVVFLISYILTIFGNLAIILVSYLDPKLHTPMYFFLTNLSLLDLCYTTSTVPQMLVNIRSARKVISYGGCVAQLFIFLALGSTECLLLAVMSFDRFVAICRPLHYSVIMHQRLCLQLAAASWFSGFGNSVLQSTWTLHMPLCGRREVDHFFCEVPALLKLSCADTTANEAELFFISVLFLLIPVILILISYAFIVQAVLRIQSAEGRRKVFGTCGSHLIVVSLFYGTAISMYLQPPSPSSKDRGKMVSLFYGIIAPMLNPLIYTLRNKDVKGAFKRLIVRVFLIKK, from the coding sequence ATGAGGCAGGTGAATGACAGCATCCCACAGGAGTTCCTCCTCCTCGGTTTCTCAGATCGACCATGGCTGGAACTCCCGCTCTTTGTGGTCTTCCTGATTTCCTACATCTTGACTATCTTTGGCAATCTGGCAATAATTCTTGTGTCTTATCTGGACCCCAAACTCCatacccccatgtacttctttcttaccaatctGTCACTCCTGGACCTTTGCTACACCACAAGTACGGTTCCACAGATGCTGGTAAACATACGTAGCGCCAGGAAGGTGATCAGTTACGGTGGCTGTGTGGCCCAACTCTTCATTTTCCTGGCCTTGGGTTCCACCGAATGTCTTCTCTTGGCCGTCATGTCTTTCGATAGGTTTGTAGCTATTTGTCGGCCTCTGCATTACTCAGTTATCATGCACCAGAGGCTGTGCCTCCAGCTGGCAGCCGCATCCTGGTTCAGTGGCTTTGGCAACTCAGTGCTGCAGTCCACCTGGACCCTTCACATGCCGCTTTGTGGCCGTCGAGAAGTGGATCACTTCTTCTGTGAGGTCCCTGCCCTGCTCAAGTTGTCCTGTGCAGACACGACAGCCAATGAGGCGGAACTGTTCTTTATCAGTGTGCTATTTCTCTTAATACCTGTGATACTCATCCTTATATCATATGCTTTCATTGTCCAAGCAGTGTTGAGGATCCAGTCAGCCGAAGGCCGGCGAAAGGTGTTTGGCACCTGTGGCTCCCATCTGATCGTGGTGTCACTGTTTTACGGCACCGCGATCTCCATGTACCTACAACCGCCATCCCCCAGCTCCAAGGACCGGGGGAAGATGGTGTCCCTCTTCTATGGGATCATCGCACCCATGTTGAACCCCCTTATATACACACTTAGGAATAAAGATGTAAAGGGAGCATTTAAGAGGTTGATTGTGAGGGTCTTCTTAATCAAAAAATAG